Part of the Lolium rigidum isolate FL_2022 chromosome 6, APGP_CSIRO_Lrig_0.1, whole genome shotgun sequence genome, AGCAGAGCGCCGCGGGCGCCGCCAACCACCACAGGGAGGGGGCTTCGACGAACGCCAACACGGAGATCCAAAACGTAGAGCCAGCGGCCGCAGAAATGCGAGCACCCCGACCAGATTGGCGGCCCCTCGAAACCACCCACAGCCGCGCCACCGCGGGAGTCCTACACTCTGGCCACTGCCGTAGAGCGCCACCACCAGAGCCTGGAGGAAGGGCCGCCACCCCACCACACCAAGCCGGAAGAGCCGTCGGGGAAGCCCGTGCCTACTCGTCCCCGCGCTGCACCGAGCAGCCATGGTAGCCGAAGCCGCCAGATGCCCGAGCAGCTCTGCCTTGGCCTTGGACCACCGCGCCGCGCTGCTGAAGGAGCCCGAGCCTCACCCGCCGCCACCGACGGCCGCATACGCCCTGCCGCCCACACGGCCAGGACGCTGCCACCAACCACCTGCAACGGCCACCACGACCAGGGCCGCCTGCCGACAGGAGGGAATCAGGGGCCGCCACCCCTGCGTGCCCGCGCCAAGGAAAGGAGCTCCTCCGCTCAGGAGCTCTCACCACCACGCCACCTTTGGGgcgggccccgccgccgccgtggccatAGCCAGCGACGACAGCGGTGAGGAGGTCAAGAGCGGGAGAGCAGCGCGACGCGAAGTGGGGACGCCCCGGTGCGGCCCTGACGAGCCACACGGGGGCGGAGGCGAAGTTGAAGCCGGTAGAGATGAGCTTGGAGGTGATGAAGCCGACCGCTCGCTCGAAGCCTGGGCGTACCAGCTGGTGCAGAGGAGAGAGGGGACGGAGGCGGTTCCGGATCTGGTCTCGCCGGCCGCCGGGGTGGTGGGAGCAGGGAGATCGGGCGGGCGCCGGCGGCGCGCTCTCCTGCAAGCGGAGGTGAACTTTTGACAACAGGAAGAAAGAAACCTGTTGAGTTCAATGACTGCATCATATGCGGCTCATGCCCTGAAGAAACTCTCATGCACCTCTTTTCTGAATGCTCTTTTAGCTAGAGTTTCTGGTGGGCGCTTGGAATTGAATGGAACGATGGCTTACAAATTCACCAAATGATTTCGGACGCCAAAATCAGATACATCAAATATTTTATCATAGAGATCATCATCACAGGATGTTGGAGCTAGCTTATGGGATCAAAGAAATAGTTTTATCTTCAACAATGTGGAGCCATCAATAGAATTCACCATTATTATCTTCAAAAATTATTGCACCATTAATCTTCATAGAGCTAAGCCCAGTCTCAAAGAGGGCATGCAATCCTGGCAAGATATTTTATGAGCACTAGCTCCCTCCAGAACATATATCATGTAAATAttattcatcttaattatttAATAGAAAATGGCATAGTAAGGATTTTTTTTGCCTACTGTATGTGTGCCAAAAACAAAATAGATAAGGCATGCACTAAACAgacataaaaaattataaataCATTATGTTGCATCtttctcttctatatatattcttgaaATAATTTCGTTAGAAAAAGGTCAAAAACTAAAAGAACTAAAAATGTATAATTTCAATCTGAAACAGGGGTTCTACTTTTTGTAGAAGAATGGTTCTAATTTCGGATATTGTGTATGTAAATATAGATGTGTGAACTATACAACAACGAACTTACATTTCGACTAGTACATTATATGGTTAACGTTCTGAGACAGAAAGTTAACATGTACTAGTTAACATTGCATTACAATTACTTGTTGACATTATATGTAAACTCTACAAATTAGAAAACCTCATGACGTTTAATGATAAACTGTATGTTAGAAAAGTAAGAATGTTTAGTATAAACATGCTATGATCATTTTTAATACTGATAGACGGCAGGAGGCATCGGTAACTATAGTGACGCAGACACAACCACCTACATGTTTGTTGATAGATAAAATAGTGAAATGTGTGAACGGTTTTAATGCGGCTCAATACAGTACTCGAAGTCTGTTGCCTCACAACCCTCGTACGATATCACTGTCGCGATGGTAGAAGATGCAGACCCCATAACATTTTGACTTCCTTTCTTAACATACATTGATTTTTTTCTATCATGACATTATGTATTGTATTTTTACTTCTTTTCATTCTATTATAATATAATTTAAAAGGTTATTTCGTAATCAAGCCTCATTCGTGCCTTTTTCCTAATGGTTTGTCTGTTTATTTATAATTGGTAGTGTATGCGCCTTAATTCGTCATCATATGTTAGTCAATCATTAAGCATTGTGATGATCAGAGTATTTTGTACATGTAGTCACTTGtcgatgaacaattatattagtTCCACTTTTTGACAACATAAAtatgatagtaacaaatcttaattagaaaaaacaaaatatctATGAATAACCAATTCATGTGACCTAAGAAAATTTGTCAAAAAATTGCTAAAGTTACAATACTTTCGAATCCAAGTGTaacatttttttctcttttggcTCAAATAATAACATATAAGAGTGAATTCCGATGATTCTCCAACAACCAAAGAATTATCAAAATGCCTACCTTGGCCAAAAATTAAACGAAAATTTACCAAAAGCCCATCATGGCCTAGTATCTTACGTCCGCGGCAGATGGCCAgcatgaaaacaaaaaaaaaaaacctctaaTATGGTCTACGGGTCAAACTAGACGTGTGGTGTATGATTGTTGGCTACgctcaaacaaaaaaaatcagcCAAATATGCTACTGCTCAAACCTGCCCGAACTTCTAATGCAGGGCcgatttttatttttatctttgacTAGAACACCGGAATCTACGAATGCAATTTCCGAAGATTTTCCTACCAGTACAGAATCAAGTAGGAGCCCAGAGCATGGTCGTTGGGTCAAACCAGTGACGTGGCGCCTCATCGTTTGCTACATTCCAACGCGCTTGGGTGGCCCACGCGTGTCTGCTAGCGCCCGTCTCCGCCCGGGCCGGCGACGACCCGTCAATCGCCGTCGCCCGGTCAACCTGGATCGTCTTGCACGGCCGCTGAACTATCTCCAGTCACCATTCTGTCTACTGACGGACAGAGTGCGCAGCCGTGCGTGCATATAAACTGCAGATAGTTTCCTCATCTTCTCCATATTTAGTCCACATGAGTACATGACTAGCCTACTCTCAGTCTCGGACAAAGATCTCTCCCCAGCTTGTAAGCTAAGCTAGCACTCGTGCTTCACTTGCGTCGGCCAAGCTGAAGCAAATAAAGGAACGATCGATCACGGGACGCAGCCATGGCGAGGCTCACCTTCTTCGCGGTCCACGCCCctgtagcagcggcggcggcgcctcccctcCTCGTCCTTTTTCTCGTCGTCCTTGTCGTCGCGGCGGTCGTGGTCTCGTTCTGCACCAGCAGCACGCACGCCAAGCTGTGGAAGCAGCGCGGCgggacgacgacggcgccggtggaGAAGACGGGAGGCGCCGGCAACCGGAAGAACGTTCTCGCCGCCAGCCTGAGCGGCATCGGCGGCAAGGCGGCCAGGATGGTGTCGTGGAACAGGCGGTCTCCGGCGccgggcagcagcgacgacgacgacgacgaggcggcggtggaggacgaggaggccGTGTGGAGGAAGACCATCATCATGGGGGACAAGTGCCGGCCGCTCCAGTTCTCCGGCCACATCGCCTTCGACTCCGACGGCAACCAGCTGCCGCCGGCGGTCAAGAAAGCCGACGTCGCGGCCGAGAAGTAACTAACTCCGTTCTATGGTGGATTATGGCGATCGATTAGTCTCAGGTTTAATTTTGTTTTCTACGCCGTATTACTAGTTCTTTGAAGCTAAAAGTTTGGCCCGTCCGGTGCATGCAAGCACGTACATGAGACGCGACATCAGTTGTACAAATCTACCAGTGTGTGCTCCTGTTCATGTCATGTGTCGATTTTTGGAAAAAATAAGACTATTGGACTGAAATGTTTTATGAGTGAAACACAAGGACAGCTGAGATTAAACAATATATGTTCAAAATTAGGGGCATGATAGATGAGATTAAACGATACCATGATACCCTTTTATGTTGTTTTTAGATTTGAGGGTCTATGAAAGCACAAGCATGTCCAATATATCTTGGAGAAGCAGCCATGGATTTTTTTCTTAGCCATGATTTTTGGTGACCTATAATATATCACCCATCCCCCCCCCGAAATGTTGGTTCGAAAAAAAAGCTCGAGGGTGCATACCTAGGCCCCCGGAGACGAGGAATGGCTtagcaagaggtggaaatacatcaAACAAATCGGATAAGTTCAAATTAAACTATTTCAAGGCTCAAATTATGTATTATGtgcatgttatcaccagaatttgaccggatcagaggtgggccgcgattgaagatgggcttgaaggatatacatgaaagaaatacatgaatcggccttatatgcaaagtttgggctagtttgcccgtgtatctgtaacatagtaggatacgtgtcggttagatagagtttggctcgtgcccggttgggattattcccacgttagaaagtctacggactataaatatgtatctacttcgtgttggtttttaggccttgtctagggtcggtttacgatcaccgtgcgtggccgccaggctcaatcacgagtatgatgttccgattatgtggtgaaaatcctaaatcgtagtaggtcgttttagctttattttgatcaagcaggaccaccatatattcgtacacctcgtacggatcatgggtggatcggctctttgagccgattcacgagacaacccgagagccgatcgaggctcgtatttaatgtttacgtgtatgccatgcaggaaactaagcgaggcacatccaacaccttcccgaccaggtataggtcaggtggcacgcccttgcaccaggcaTCGGACAtgtgtgccgagtctttgcgggccgtcgctcggagggaccggggccagccgcagtcccgggagcctcccggctctaccgtgttgcccgtcgctgctcgccggtgggtttcgaccgcaacacattccggcacgcccggtgggacagtcttcgacatcaaccgcatcgccatctacatccgagatggcggaaggcgctccgatcacgtacgaggatctgaccgaggagctcaagaagaagtatgacgaggtcaaagcaatcctcgaagccgacctcatcggctcttttcacagaacccgctcacatggcatcaggtggaaagggttctcacctgaaggcgcgctcgatgtagtggacctgtccgcccagtcagaagaacgcaccaggtctctgcgtcaggagattaacttcatggtagctcattcgctgcaccgccattccgagagcccggtgaacactttggagcgtgtcgctcttcgcgtgatccaggaaatcatgaggcatcgatactctccgtcgggaccagctctagggactcaccaaggagagatgccactccggtcccgatccaccgctgccattcgcgttggcggcaccagaagtgccgaattcaccggcatacgtcgtctacaagatcggtggtgaccctagtgattaccagttcttgcatgaggcgcctaaggagatccctcacggatacacgtgcacatacgtgccggaccgcgatgactcgggcactcacaaaccggaccgcaacgGCAGGGAtttcggaacagcgaggaggaacttcgggaacagatcttgagaagcagacgtggctagctaagtatgccactccgacaaacctccagagctcagctcctgcagttggctcagagctggaaaagcaagcatggctggctaattatgccactccggcgaatcttcagagttcgattcctacagccagcaccgcggatcagattagtaccatcttaaaagaccggttcggcatggtgccgaaaaggaggacaatcggctattccaagccgtaccccaacgagtacgagttgatcccgctaccacccaa contains:
- the LOC124664564 gene encoding uncharacterized protein LOC124664564; its protein translation is MARLTFFAVHAPVAAAAAPPLLVLFLVVLVVAAVVVSFCTSSTHAKLWKQRGGTTTAPVEKTGGAGNRKNVLAASLSGIGGKAARMVSWNRRSPAPGSSDDDDDEAAVEDEEAVWRKTIIMGDKCRPLQFSGHIAFDSDGNQLPPAVKKADVAAEK